A region of the Stieleria neptunia genome:
GCGAGAACCCGCTGATCGACCGCGACGACGCCTGTTTACTGGAACCCGACTGGTCCCAGTACGTGGCGGTTACGGCCAAGGTCTCCAAGCGCGACGGAGACGTCTTGGAGTTGACGACGCTCAAACCCGATATCTGGCTCAAGACGAACAACGTCCAAGTCGGCAAACGGACCCTGATGGACATCCCGGTCGCCGACGCCCACAACGAAGCCCTGATCACGGCGATCAACCCCTGCCCCGACATCCAACCCGGCCCCGGCCGAGTCATCCTCTCCACCTTCCGCCACACCGCAAACGAGATCCTCTCCCTCACCATCGAAGGAGAACCCACCCCCATCCAAACCACCCCCGATCACCCGTTCTGGGATGAAGATCGAAAGTGGTTTGTCAAAGCCGCCGATCTCACCCCCAAATCCCAACTCCGCCATCCCAACGGCACCGCCAAGCTGACCTCAACAACCTCGCATCAAACACAACAGCCCGTCTACAACATCTCCGTCCACGGAGAAAACGCCTACGCCGTCGGCCAAACACATCTTCTCGTCCACAACGCAGGGCAATACAATGAGAACCTTCCAACAATCGCACGAGGTCCAGCAAAGGTAAATAGCGACTCATTTAGGAACAATTTCTCAATCGTTTTCGGTTCTAGAAAGCCAATAAAAAACGTTCCCAATGACGACTTTGTTCCTGGAAACAACATTACAACAAAGTACGTTCGCCCCTCTGGAGCCGGGCCAACAGCGGCACAGCGAAGAGCAGTTCAAGGAAAACCCTGTGTAGATTGTGGAAAGATCACACCGAGCCAAGTAGCAGACCACAAAGACCCACTAGTTGTGCAGCACTATCGTGAAGGTGCTGTCGACACTGCAGCTCAGTCGGCTGTCGAAGCCGTGCAACCTCATTGTCCGCTGTGTTCTGCCAAGCAAGGAGGCTTGCTGTCTCGTTTCTCATTACGGATGAAAAGACTGCTCGGATTATGAACAAGAAATTGACTTACGGCATGAATGAATCTCAACAAAGATTGTGCGATAAATATGGTGTAAAACCATATCCATGTGTCGATGGAAGCAAGATTGGGATTTCGCTCAACGTCAAAGAAGGCGTGCAACCTATCCATGGACTGCGCTGTGAGCCAACCGTCGACACATGTGGTTGGTATATTTGGGCTGGTGATTGGTCAGATGACCCAGATTTCTTCAATCCGTTGCATTTGGAGCATCTTCCTGAATGGTGTTCACAGTCCCTTCCATTTCTTCAGCTGCCGCCAGGATGGCGTTTTCTGATCGCACCTGACTACGAGGATGTCTGGTTTGATGAGAATCTCCAGTTGTAGTCGAGAGAAACAAAGCACTGTCATGGCCATATTCACCAAAGTTAAAAGGGGCCACCCAAAAATCTTAACGCGGGAGAGAAAAAAAGACGGGGGTTGATTCGACTGTGGCTTCATCGCTCTGGATGAGATCGCTTCGATGCCGCGTCAAGGTACTGTCGGCGATTGGGTGCCAGAGACTTAACGTTTGCGATGAGGCACCGAATCGTGCTCCAACTGCATCGCGGAATCGCGCCAGCGGCCTGCCACATCAAAGCTTGGGGGCGCGTTAGCGCATCCCCAGACCAAGCTTCGCAGAAAATCATTTCAGAGGTAAGAAACTGAACCCACGGATTGCAATCAGCAGAATGGGAGAAAAAAGGGACGGGGGTTGATTCGACTGTGGCTTCATCGCTCTGGATGAGATCGCTTCGATGCCGCGTCAACGTACTGTCGGCGATTGGGCACGATAAAAAGGGTCAGGAGCCGAATGGCACGGGCATTTGGCTAAACGCCTACCGGTAGTTGGCTCAGGACTTTGCTAGCCCTGCATGTAGTGCCAGCAAAAGTCAATTGCTTTTCTCATGCCAAAGTAGGTTGATTGAATGACAAATCCCCGTTGGAATCGAGGGTGCTTCAACCACTCGCCCAACGAGGATTCATCATGAGTGTTCAGTCTAGCGAAACGTCATTTGCTGTGCAAAGCAAAATTGAACGGGCTTCGTCACTGGTATTGGACTTGCATTTGCCACGCGACAAAGTCCGGGAGATATGCACCGAGATTGGATTGAGATTTAACGACTGCCCCTACACACCGATGGTGGTGGTGTGGATGTTCGTGTCTCAAATGCTTTCCAAAAACCACAACTGCCAGCAGGCCGTTATCCGGCTCAACGCATGGCGTGTTACCCAAGGGCTAGTGCGTGTAAGTAGTGAGACGACTTCGTATTGCAAGGCGAGGCTCAAGCTACCCGAAGCGTTGTTTGCCAAGCTCTTGGAATGGACATCGCAACGTTGCGACGAGGCGTGCAGTGAATCTTGGCTGTTCCATGGGCGAATCGTAGAAATGGTTGACGGCTGGACGGTCACGATGGCTGACACCGCTAAGAACCAAGCGGAGTATCCTCAGCCTAAAAGTCAGAGGCCCGGATGCGGTTTCCCGATGGCGCGTATGGTTGGTCTCTTTTCGTTGGCGACAGGTGCTGTGAATTCCGTCGCGTTGGGCCAATACTCCGGAAAGCAAACGGGCGAGACTTCATTGCTTCGGCAGATACTGCGCCGTATTTTGCCGGGCAATATCTTGTTGGCAGACCGGTACTACGCAAGCTTTTGGATTCTGGCACTGAGCAAAACTAACGGGATTGATCTCGTCGCTCGCGCCCACCACCTTCGCAAGATTGATTTTCGAAAAGGCCTTAAACTTGGCTACCTTGATCAGCTGGTTGCCTACCATAAGCCCGCCCGACCATCGTGGATGAATAAGGAGGAGTACGGTGCAATTCCAACAACCATCATTGTGCGGCACTTGAAATGCAAGGTGGAGCAAAAAGGATTCCGCACCCGCGAGGTCACGCTGGCGACAACGCTTCTTGACGCCAGTTTATATGCAGCTGAAGAGCTTGCTGATCTCTACCGAAAGCGGTGGCAAGTTGAGTTGCATATCCGCAGCTTGAAAACTCAGATGCAAATGGAACACTTGCGTTGCAAAAGTCCGGCAATGGTCCGCAAAGAAATCGACTGCCACATGATTGGATACAACTTAGTGCGAGCGGTGATGCTTGCCTCGGCCTTGCGTTTCAACATGCGTCCGAGTCAGATAAGTTTCACGGGCACAATGGAAGCGATCGAAGAGTTTGCCGCAAGTTTGCGCGACCAAACAAACCATCGCACAGCACTCTGGAAAAACCTGTTAATTACGATCTCAGAAATCACAGTGGGAGACCGGCCTGGGCGTCAAGAAAAACGCGAACTCAAACGCAGGCAGAAAAACTACAAGTTGATGAAAGCGCCGCGTGATCCGAACCGAAACCGTTACGCCACAGCGGCTTAGGCAAAATGCCCGTGCCATTCGCTCCTGACCCTTTTTCTCGTCCAAAGTAGAAATCTACGACACGACTGGAAGACTATTCCGAGTGATTACCTAACCATGATTGTGCAAAAAGAGTCGTATCCAGATTCGGTTGAGCTTCTCGGTTGGAGCTCTAAATGGACTGAGGCCGATTTAGAAGCCTTTATCAAATTCGTGATTGATCGGTTTCCGACTCTCTCTGAACCTGAGCGACAAGTTTCGCTTGGTGGAAAGCGGTGGCCGACGTTCTGCCCATCGGGAAAGTTTCTTGGAAAACTTCGGCGTCAGGGTGCAAAAAACTTAGAGACTTACATCTTCAGGGAGCTAGAGCCAAGGCTGGACATCCGATTTGATCTAGACAACAGTCGGTGCCCAAGACTGAACATCGCGTGTTCGACGAGTGAATGGAATCAAAGGGGTGGCAGCAAAATCCTTAACGATCTTCTTTCAGTGATCTGCTTTGAATACGGGCACTTCGGTGCGACCAAGTACTTCAACATAGACCATCTCCATCGAATCGCGGCATCGCCAACATTCGGTGGGCCGAGCATTAGCCCGTGGGCTCCGCCAGCGAGTGACGTGCTTTTGCCTGTAAGCCAGTATGAGAAGCTCCTCATAATGTGGGAAAATGACCGCAATATCGGCGTGACCAATACGTACGACTTCATCGCTCGTCCCTTGTTGGTTTTTCCAACTTCGATTGTAAACGCAGCCCACTTGACATTGTCTGTTGACGGTGATGTAAACCTGCGAAGTTGGATCGACCACCGACGGGAGCGGGGGAACTTATTCAAGGTGAATGAGGATTGCTATCTATGGAATGTTGATCCGAATCATGTTGAATCGGTAACCCGAGAGCTTTGGCAATTGAGTTTTTTTAATGCTAGTGAGCACTTCGAGATTGGGGGTTGGGACCATGAATTGAATCTCCCGTTATTTCGACACGTAAAACAGTTGAACCGCCGAAATTTCCCGAATGAGAATAAATCCAATGGGTCAGGTCTCCTCTCCGATTGATCTGTCGGCGGACGGATGACTTGAGCACAGGACCGAGTCAGCTTCCGCCGCAATGATTGGCCCACTGCTTCACTACACCTGGCGGTCACGATGACCGCCGATGTCTTCGGCACGATGCCGAACCGCGCACCGATCGGGCATGAAAGAACGCCGTAGGCACGGCGGGTAGGATGCCCGTCGCTTGAAACCCGTCGGGGACAGGATGTCCGTCGGAGAGCGATGGCAGGAAGCGGGAAGGCAGAGAGGGAGACAAGGAGAGGGGGCATACCAGGGTTATGAGCCTATTTGGCAGTTTGGGGGAACTTGCGTGGTCGACCTCGCTTTCTCAGGGTCGACTCGAGGTTGTATTTTCGGGCCGTCGTTTCGACCCATCCGGGCTCGCCGAATGGCTGACTGCGAGCGATTGCTCGTTGCAGTCGCTCCCGTTCGTTTTCGCTCACAGATTCGTTCACCCGTTTGATCCATCCAGGCAACCGCGGTAGCGGCCACCGGGCAAGTCTCACTCCACAGTCTCCGCCGTTCCAGTTGTAAAGGCTCCCGAATCGCCAGTCTTCGGCTGCCGCGACCAATCCGGCGGCCAGTGCGTTTCGCTCCACATACCGGCAGACCACC
Encoded here:
- a CDS encoding IS4 family transposase, which translates into the protein MSVQSSETSFAVQSKIERASSLVLDLHLPRDKVREICTEIGLRFNDCPYTPMVVVWMFVSQMLSKNHNCQQAVIRLNAWRVTQGLVRVSSETTSYCKARLKLPEALFAKLLEWTSQRCDEACSESWLFHGRIVEMVDGWTVTMADTAKNQAEYPQPKSQRPGCGFPMARMVGLFSLATGAVNSVALGQYSGKQTGETSLLRQILRRILPGNILLADRYYASFWILALSKTNGIDLVARAHHLRKIDFRKGLKLGYLDQLVAYHKPARPSWMNKEEYGAIPTTIIVRHLKCKVEQKGFRTREVTLATTLLDASLYAAEELADLYRKRWQVELHIRSLKTQMQMEHLRCKSPAMVRKEIDCHMIGYNLVRAVMLASALRFNMRPSQISFTGTMEAIEEFAASLRDQTNHRTALWKNLLITISEITVGDRPGRQEKRELKRRQKNYKLMKAPRDPNRNRYATAA
- a CDS encoding immunity protein Imm33 domain-containing protein, which encodes MNESQQRLCDKYGVKPYPCVDGSKIGISLNVKEGVQPIHGLRCEPTVDTCGWYIWAGDWSDDPDFFNPLHLEHLPEWCSQSLPFLQLPPGWRFLIAPDYEDVWFDENLQL